One region of Clostridiales bacterium genomic DNA includes:
- a CDS encoding 2-hydroxyacyl-CoA dehydratase family protein, whose translation MADKKVKGAGDRFLPGSNIAKHREWRGLKDTWYDYVEWVKVLGIMGGFVAKSPVRIARGMLTYRWMGSYLAALNMIDRCVEGLRGPALRVARLYLNTIMKGSTTSIAEMMMGDRRFGDNAFGRTQVVLEQTMCPEILAGFKNLRPAQLEPFQGLLLCYMDQGANPYYIDAMESVGLPADSCRLSNNAAGVALLDEFPKIGACCISNNAPCDSSTMNSQLIERHLDVDTLPAAIPMRWADPHTRKYARASLRRVISFVEQHTGETYDWDACRAMMEKHNDEVRNEMEKWNFMATPYTAAALAVPALFHTFYYAFSGGRNPEVMKTEKKVMRILEQAYADKTNCFPKTRYRALTWGGPPCYWLQFPNWLYNCWGILMIAGMDLFSGNVIIDTTDEETILDGIARNYETGVMRRHLTGGWQHLVEFWDEAEKFHCDMVILHDDITCKGALGLTGVILDQAKEKQTKLMMVSNDMFDHRTISRADIRQQVNDYMYSVMQAEPLDVSLLQYDDYEGW comes from the coding sequence ATGGCGGACAAGAAGGTCAAAGGCGCCGGGGATCGTTTTCTGCCCGGCAGCAATATTGCAAAGCACCGCGAGTGGCGCGGTCTGAAGGATACCTGGTACGACTATGTCGAGTGGGTCAAGGTGCTCGGCATTATGGGCGGCTTTGTGGCCAAGAGCCCGGTGCGCATCGCGCGCGGTATGCTGACCTACCGCTGGATGGGCTCATACCTCGCGGCGCTGAACATGATCGATCGCTGCGTCGAGGGGCTGCGTGGCCCGGCGCTGCGCGTGGCGCGCCTGTACCTCAACACGATCATGAAGGGCTCGACGACCTCCATCGCCGAGATGATGATGGGCGACCGCCGCTTCGGTGACAATGCCTTCGGCCGCACGCAGGTCGTGCTTGAGCAGACCATGTGCCCGGAGATCCTCGCCGGCTTCAAGAACCTGCGTCCCGCGCAGCTCGAGCCGTTCCAGGGGCTGCTGCTGTGCTACATGGATCAGGGTGCAAACCCGTACTATATCGACGCCATGGAGAGCGTCGGCCTGCCGGCGGATTCCTGCCGCCTGTCGAACAATGCCGCCGGCGTCGCACTGCTCGATGAGTTTCCGAAGATCGGCGCCTGCTGCATCTCCAATAACGCCCCGTGTGACTCGTCGACCATGAACAGCCAGCTCATCGAGCGCCACCTCGACGTGGATACGCTCCCGGCTGCCATCCCCATGCGCTGGGCCGATCCGCACACGCGCAAGTACGCCCGCGCATCCCTGCGCCGTGTTATCAGCTTTGTCGAGCAGCACACCGGCGAGACGTATGACTGGGACGCCTGCCGCGCCATGATGGAAAAGCACAATGATGAGGTGCGCAACGAGATGGAGAAGTGGAACTTCATGGCCACACCCTACACCGCCGCCGCGCTCGCGGTCCCGGCACTGTTCCATACCTTTTACTATGCGTTCTCCGGCGGCCGGAATCCCGAGGTCATGAAGACCGAGAAAAAGGTCATGCGCATCCTTGAGCAGGCGTATGCAGACAAGACCAACTGCTTCCCCAAGACGCGCTACCGCGCCCTCACATGGGGCGGTCCGCCGTGCTACTGGCTGCAGTTCCCGAACTGGCTGTATAACTGCTGGGGCATTCTGATGATTGCGGGCATGGACCTGTTTTCCGGCAATGTCATCATCGACACGACCGATGAGGAAACCATCCTTGACGGCATCGCCCGCAACTACGAGACCGGCGTCATGCGCCGCCACCTGACCGGCGGCTGGCAGCACCTCGTGGAGTTCTGGGACGAGGCGGAGAAGTTCCACTGCGACATGGTCATCCTGCACGATGACATCACCTGCAAGGGCGCGCTCGGCCTCACGGGCGTCATCCTCGACCAGGCGAAGGAGAAGCAGACGAAGCTCATGATGGTCTCCAACGACATGTTCGACCACCGCACCATCTCCCGCGCCGACATCCGCCAGCAGGTCAACGACTACATGTACTCCGTCATGCAGGCCGAGCCGCTCGATGTGTCCCTGCTGCAGTATGACGACTACGAAGGCTGGTAA
- a CDS encoding sensor histidine kinase, translating into MFGAYVRENRKVVIALAVYTAVFAFIFWLYRLPLGAVGYAALVCLFLLLVWLAVDYRRFAVRLRLLRRLEQEITLSTEQLPEPDGALEAQYQALVRALDADRRAQLTRSQQGYQELVEYYTVWAHQIKTPIAAMRLLLQDADTDEQRALLEQLQSVEQYVEMVLGYLRLESPSSDYVIRNYALDDIVRQAVRKYASQFIRRRLRLEYTPLNVSVITDEKWLLFVIEQVLSNALKYTRSGSVSITLEAPKTLCIRDTGIGIAPEDLPRVFEKGFTGCNGRTDKRATGIGLYLCRRILEKLGHTIAITSTVGEGTTVRIGLQQDALEVE; encoded by the coding sequence ATGTTTGGTGCCTATGTGCGGGAAAACCGCAAGGTCGTGATCGCGCTCGCGGTTTACACGGCCGTGTTCGCATTCATATTCTGGCTCTACCGGCTGCCGCTGGGCGCGGTGGGGTATGCGGCGCTCGTGTGTCTGTTTTTGCTGCTGGTCTGGCTTGCGGTCGATTACCGGCGCTTTGCCGTGCGTCTGCGCCTGCTGCGGCGGCTGGAGCAGGAGATCACGCTCAGCACCGAGCAGCTGCCCGAGCCGGACGGTGCGCTCGAGGCGCAGTATCAGGCGCTCGTGCGCGCGCTCGATGCCGACCGCCGCGCACAGCTGACGCGCAGCCAGCAGGGCTATCAGGAGCTGGTGGAGTATTACACCGTTTGGGCGCACCAGATCAAAACGCCCATCGCCGCCATGCGCCTGCTGCTGCAGGATGCGGACACGGACGAGCAGCGCGCCCTGCTCGAGCAGCTGCAGAGCGTGGAGCAGTATGTGGAGATGGTGCTCGGCTATCTGCGGCTCGAGAGCCCGTCGTCAGACTATGTTATCCGCAACTACGCGCTCGACGATATCGTCCGGCAGGCGGTGCGCAAGTATGCCTCGCAGTTCATCCGGCGCAGGCTGCGCCTGGAGTACACGCCGCTGAATGTCAGCGTCATCACGGACGAGAAGTGGCTGCTGTTCGTCATCGAGCAGGTGCTCTCCAACGCGCTCAAGTATACCCGCAGCGGGTCAGTGTCCATCACGCTCGAGGCGCCGAAAACGCTCTGCATCCGCGACACGGGCATCGGCATTGCGCCGGAGGACCTGCCGCGCGTGTTTGAAAAGGGCTTCACCGGCTGCAACGGCCGCACGGACAAGCGCGCGACCGGCATCGGCCTGTATCTCTGCCGCCGCATCCTTGAAAAGCTCGGCCACACGATCGCCATCACCTCGACCGTCGGCGAGGGCACGACGGTGCGCATCGGCCTGCAGCAGGACGCGCTCGAGGTCGAGTGA
- a CDS encoding putative manganese-dependent inorganic diphosphatase: MNRIYVTGHRNPDTDSIAAAISYAALRNALGNRDYVAAHLGHISDETKRLLDRFGFQEPVTISNVRTQVRDLDFDTPPALNSSVTMDRAWHIMRDQDISAMPIINEDGTLYGMLSAGDIAAYSMRTISDRHVDALPLFNLLSVIEGRILNDGAEQVDRVSGVVTIALPQSCDNLLFSDPDSIILCGNQPDMIRRALDIGVQCIILCQTDVDPAWLENAGKTCVISTPLDASRVARLVYQAIPISRPCNTEDLVSFHLDDYIDDVREVVLESRYRCYPVLDENEKVVGTLSRYHLLRPRRKRVVLVDHNEMAQAVPGLEQAEILEIIDHHRLADIQTTQPIRVRNEPVGSTTTIITNMYQEHGVMPSPNMAGLMAGAILSDTVMFKSPTCTKRDIAMAERLARIANVSLKELGNLLFAASSAGDKSADELCFTDFKEFHIADHYLGVGQVTSLDSAAVLERKDELLAVMATKLEQQHYDMIALMVTDVLLEGTNLLYIGSDDTIRSAFSVEPKDNAVFLPGVMSRKKQIIPMLTALWG, translated from the coding sequence ATGAACAGAATCTACGTCACCGGCCACCGGAATCCGGACACGGACTCCATCGCGGCCGCCATTTCCTATGCCGCACTGCGCAACGCGCTCGGCAACCGGGATTACGTGGCCGCACATCTCGGCCACATCAGCGATGAGACGAAGCGTCTGCTCGATCGCTTCGGCTTTCAGGAGCCGGTCACGATCAGCAACGTCCGCACGCAGGTGCGCGATCTGGACTTTGACACGCCGCCGGCGCTCAACTCCAGCGTCACGATGGACCGCGCCTGGCACATCATGCGCGACCAGGACATCTCCGCCATGCCCATCATCAACGAGGACGGCACGCTCTACGGTATGCTCTCCGCCGGCGATATCGCGGCCTACAGCATGCGCACGATCAGCGACCGGCACGTGGACGCGCTGCCGCTGTTCAACCTCCTGAGCGTCATCGAGGGACGCATCCTCAACGACGGCGCCGAGCAGGTCGACCGCGTGTCCGGCGTGGTGACGATCGCCCTGCCACAGAGCTGCGACAACCTGCTCTTCTCCGACCCCGACAGCATCATTCTCTGCGGTAACCAGCCGGATATGATCCGCCGCGCGCTCGACATCGGCGTGCAGTGCATCATCCTCTGCCAGACCGACGTCGATCCCGCGTGGCTTGAAAACGCCGGCAAGACCTGCGTCATCTCTACCCCGCTCGATGCCAGCCGCGTGGCGCGACTGGTGTATCAGGCGATCCCGATCTCCCGCCCGTGCAACACGGAGGATCTGGTCAGCTTCCACCTCGATGATTACATCGACGACGTGCGTGAGGTCGTGCTCGAGAGCCGCTACCGCTGCTACCCCGTGCTCGACGAGAACGAAAAGGTCGTCGGCACGCTCTCGCGCTATCACCTGCTGCGTCCGCGGCGCAAGCGCGTCGTGCTGGTCGACCACAACGAGATGGCGCAGGCAGTGCCCGGTCTGGAGCAGGCCGAGATCCTCGAGATCATCGACCACCACCGCCTGGCCGACATTCAGACCACGCAGCCCATCCGCGTGCGCAACGAGCCCGTCGGCAGCACGACGACCATCATCACCAATATGTATCAGGAGCACGGCGTCATGCCGTCTCCGAACATGGCGGGCCTGATGGCGGGCGCCATTTTGTCCGACACGGTCATGTTCAAATCCCCCACGTGCACGAAGCGCGACATCGCCATGGCAGAGCGTCTGGCCCGCATCGCCAACGTCTCGCTCAAGGAGCTGGGCAACCTGCTCTTTGCCGCCTCGAGCGCGGGCGACAAGTCGGCCGACGAGCTGTGCTTCACCGACTTCAAGGAGTTCCACATCGCCGACCACTATCTCGGCGTCGGTCAGGTCACGTCGCTCGACTCGGCCGCGGTGCTCGAGCGCAAGGACGAGCTGCTGGCCGTCATGGCCACGAAGCTCGAGCAGCAGCACTATGACATGATCGCGCTCATGGTCACGGACGTGCTCCTGGAGGGCACGAACCTGCTCTACATCGGCAGTGACGACACGATCCGCTCCGCCTTCTCGGTCGAGCCGAAGGACAACGCCGTGTTCCTGCCCGGCGTGATGAGCCGCAAAAAGCAGATCATTCCCATGCTGACCGCCCTCTGGGGCTGA
- a CDS encoding TetR/AcrR family transcriptional regulator, with amino-acid sequence MPIIVDRDQIRMDILMAFQRCIERKPMMNVSLRDIAAEAGMSHAKLLNYFESKNDLILAYVRYTREYMSEKCSQWFAGHDRADYASNLAYMNAFMDYVANAPAHEQRPNATTQTYVLARYDPEIGRLVQEEFRAWRTLMEQCLIRIYGEEVGMHEAEAMMILIAGTFICNYNQALTGEINDNILGYLGNLNRS; translated from the coding sequence ATGCCGATCATTGTCGACCGTGACCAGATCCGCATGGACATTCTCATGGCGTTTCAGCGCTGCATCGAGCGCAAGCCCATGATGAACGTGTCCCTGCGCGACATTGCAGCCGAGGCGGGCATGAGCCACGCCAAGCTGCTCAACTATTTCGAGAGCAAAAACGATCTCATCCTCGCGTATGTGCGCTATACGCGCGAATATATGAGCGAGAAGTGCAGCCAGTGGTTCGCCGGGCACGACCGCGCGGACTATGCCTCCAACCTCGCGTACATGAACGCTTTTATGGACTATGTGGCCAACGCCCCGGCGCACGAGCAGCGCCCGAACGCCACGACGCAGACCTATGTCCTCGCACGCTACGACCCCGAGATCGGCCGGCTCGTGCAGGAGGAGTTCCGCGCGTGGCGCACGCTCATGGAGCAGTGCCTCATCCGCATCTACGGCGAGGAGGTCGGTATGCACGAGGCCGAGGCGATGATGATCCTCATCGCCGGCACGTTCATCTGCAACTACAATCAGGCGCTCACCGGCGAGATCAATGACAACATTCTCGGCTATCTCGGCAACCTGAACCGCTCCTGA
- a CDS encoding 2-hydroxyacyl-CoA dehydratase family protein, whose amino-acid sequence MKDLKHLIYFENLLQEANNELVQQAKAEGEHALGYTCYFVPETLLNLPGCFSSRLRAPNTGSIDVGTYYMSSKICSYTRSILERGIEGGYDYLDALLSSETCQMMHRGHEHFEILGLVKEKNPQFFMSMMDVPFSDEDFAVDHYEEQLRVHVLEPLHETYGIDISDKAIRAAIRDHNEISRVMTEIGDLRKAANPVITGYEFHVIQLVSQVCPHKRILPYLKQTLTELKRRKPDARPWFRVRLVVTGSEIDDPAFTKLIEDCGAMVVADRYCYGSLPGREQIEILDGETPLRAVARHYLRTSQCPRFMERARSDGRRTYIRDLCREYGADGVLYEQMKFCEFWSYERVLGVHILQEELGIPTVGIEKEYTLAGAGQLRTRIQAFVESLEIKHIQGGKL is encoded by the coding sequence ATGAAAGACCTGAAGCATCTGATCTATTTTGAGAATCTGCTGCAGGAGGCCAACAACGAGCTGGTACAGCAGGCCAAGGCGGAGGGGGAACACGCCCTGGGCTACACCTGCTATTTCGTGCCGGAGACGCTGCTGAACCTGCCCGGCTGCTTCTCGAGCCGCCTGCGTGCGCCGAACACCGGCAGCATCGACGTGGGCACGTACTACATGTCGAGCAAGATCTGCTCTTACACCCGCAGCATCCTCGAGCGCGGCATCGAGGGCGGTTATGACTATCTCGACGCGCTGCTCTCGTCCGAGACGTGCCAGATGATGCACCGCGGTCACGAGCATTTCGAGATTCTCGGCCTTGTGAAGGAGAAAAACCCGCAGTTTTTCATGAGCATGATGGACGTGCCGTTCTCGGACGAGGACTTCGCCGTCGATCACTATGAGGAGCAGCTGCGCGTGCACGTGCTCGAGCCGCTGCACGAGACCTACGGTATTGACATCTCCGATAAGGCGATCCGTGCGGCGATCCGCGACCACAACGAAATTTCCCGCGTCATGACCGAGATCGGCGACCTGCGCAAGGCGGCGAACCCCGTCATCACGGGCTATGAGTTTCATGTCATCCAGCTCGTGAGTCAGGTGTGCCCGCACAAGCGCATCCTGCCGTACCTCAAGCAGACGCTCACCGAGCTCAAGCGCCGCAAGCCGGACGCGCGGCCGTGGTTCCGTGTGCGTCTGGTCGTGACCGGCAGCGAGATCGACGACCCCGCGTTCACGAAGCTCATCGAGGACTGCGGCGCAATGGTCGTGGCTGACCGCTACTGCTACGGCAGTCTGCCCGGCCGCGAGCAGATCGAAATTCTCGACGGGGAGACGCCGCTGCGCGCCGTTGCCCGCCACTATCTGCGCACGAGCCAGTGCCCGCGCTTCATGGAGCGCGCGCGTTCCGACGGCCGCCGCACCTACATCCGCGACCTGTGCCGGGAATACGGCGCCGACGGCGTGCTCTACGAGCAGATGAAGTTCTGCGAGTTCTGGAGCTATGAGCGCGTGCTCGGCGTGCACATCCTGCAGGAGGAGCTGGGCATCCCGACCGTCGGCATCGAGAAGGAGTACACCCTCGCCGGCGCCGGTCAGCTGCGCACGCGCATTCAGGCGTTTGTGGAGAGTCTCGAGATCAAGCACATTCAGGGAGGGAAACTGTGA
- a CDS encoding GntR family transcriptional regulator, protein MGFQQIQAPTLRELFVDQVIGMIFSGELRVGDRLPSERELSEQMHISRSMVHTGLEDLERMGFVRMEPRRGNYIEDYARHGNFETLMALGKYGGQFDHAIESSLVEARDAIEGGAMILLGERGTPADIDQLRAITDGLRTSLAAGEGIAAYARWMRKFDTTITELSGNLIFPLLMNSLADVSGVLWERCVTFWGPETVIEQETRITAMLAEGRGRDAALYIENIYHHYCDAHPNE, encoded by the coding sequence ATGGGATTTCAGCAGATTCAGGCCCCGACGCTCCGGGAACTGTTCGTCGATCAGGTCATCGGCATGATCTTTTCCGGTGAGCTCCGGGTCGGCGACCGGCTGCCGTCGGAGCGCGAACTGTCCGAGCAGATGCACATCAGCCGCTCGATGGTGCACACCGGGCTCGAGGATCTCGAGCGCATGGGCTTCGTGCGCATGGAGCCGCGCCGCGGCAACTACATCGAGGACTACGCCCGCCACGGCAATTTTGAGACGCTCATGGCCCTCGGGAAATACGGCGGCCAGTTCGACCATGCCATCGAGAGCTCCCTCGTCGAGGCGCGCGACGCGATCGAGGGCGGCGCCATGATCCTGCTCGGCGAGCGCGGCACGCCGGCCGATATCGACCAGCTGCGCGCCATTACCGACGGGCTGCGCACGTCCCTCGCCGCGGGGGAGGGCATCGCTGCCTACGCGCGGTGGATGCGCAAGTTTGACACGACCATCACCGAGCTGAGCGGCAACCTCATCTTCCCGCTGCTCATGAACAGCCTCGCGGACGTGAGCGGCGTGCTCTGGGAGCGGTGCGTGACCTTCTGGGGGCCGGAGACGGTCATCGAGCAGGAAACGCGCATCACTGCCATGCTCGCCGAGGGCCGCGGCCGCGACGCTGCGCTGTATATCGAGAATATCTATCATCACTACTGTGATGCACACCCAAACGAGTAA
- a CDS encoding ABC transporter ATP-binding protein, translating into MSFLEVRHVQKIYTTRFGGTKVQALTDVNFTVEKGEYVAIMGESGSGKTTLLNILAALDKPTGGEVVLDGRPLSTIPEREIAAFRRSQLGFVFQEFNLLDTFSVQDNIFLPLVLAGKAYPEMAARLAPIARQLGIAELLQKFPYELSGGQKQRVAVARALITQPKLVLADEPTGALDSRATDELLRLFEDVNRGGQTILMVTHSVKAASHASRVLFIKDGEVFHEIYRGESSDEQLYQKISDTLTMLATGGEHHA; encoded by the coding sequence ATGTCGTTTTTGGAAGTTCGTCATGTTCAGAAAATTTACACCACCCGCTTCGGCGGCACGAAGGTGCAGGCGCTCACGGACGTGAATTTCACGGTCGAGAAGGGCGAGTACGTCGCCATCATGGGCGAGAGCGGCAGCGGAAAGACCACGCTGCTCAACATCCTTGCTGCGCTCGATAAGCCCACCGGCGGCGAGGTCGTGCTCGACGGCCGGCCGCTGAGCACCATCCCCGAGCGGGAGATCGCGGCCTTCCGCCGCTCGCAGCTCGGCTTCGTGTTTCAGGAGTTCAACCTGCTCGATACGTTCTCCGTGCAGGACAATATTTTCCTGCCGCTCGTGCTCGCAGGCAAGGCGTATCCGGAGATGGCCGCGCGCCTTGCGCCCATCGCCCGGCAGCTTGGCATTGCCGAGCTGCTGCAGAAGTTCCCGTATGAGCTCTCCGGCGGCCAGAAGCAGCGCGTGGCCGTCGCCCGCGCGCTCATCACGCAGCCGAAGCTCGTGCTTGCCGACGAGCCGACTGGCGCGCTCGACTCGCGTGCGACGGATGAGCTGCTGCGTCTGTTTGAGGATGTCAACCGCGGCGGTCAGACCATCCTTATGGTCACGCACTCGGTCAAGGCGGCCAGCCACGCCTCGCGCGTGCTGTTCATCAAGGACGGCGAGGTGTTCCACGAGATCTATCGCGGCGAGAGCTCGGATGAGCAGCTCTATCAGAAGATCTCTGACACGCTCACGATGCTGGCAACGGGCGGTGAGCACCATGCGTAA
- a CDS encoding ABC transporter permease, with the protein MRNLYPRLAATNLKKNRRFYLPYLLACIVIVALFCIMLTLASDPYLGQMQHGGSVSQVLGFGVFIMALFSAIILFYTNSTFTKQRKREFAIYNILGMEKRHISYVLFWESLYTAAMALFFGLVAAGVFSKLLQLVLMRLIGGEATFGLNIRLMSIGYTVVFFGALFLLLLLNTIRIIHLSNPVQLLRAGSEGEREPRSKWILALLGAVCLAAGYLISLRTNVALYAIQNFFPAVILVIIGTYLTFIALSVVVLKALRKNRRYYYKTSHFATVSGLIYRMSRNAAGLASICILSTMVLVTVSTTVSLYKGVDAYAAVRWPQDMTLTLMTDPRTNTVPDVAPVLRVVDDAMTRSGLTQSNVHGYRTVRFSAQRSGDALDLTSEQLTGSSADEYAVMVLDTEGYADLTGEQVTLAPGEALAWTDGAAFGDTLTLGGDTLRLRQLDSFSLVSGSSIMGLHTLYLVMPDLDSVLELRAQQNAYTNEHGGTRSMLNYTYQFDLSGTDDEQLGALHALLCDPAFESAAEAANVNYTTDMRADGYPTLRSTYGGFLFLGFFLGFVFLFATVLIIYYKQVSEGYDDRGRFRIMQQVGMTPKEVKATIRTQVLLMFFLPLVTAAIHIAFAFPLIKQIVFAFGLQNVHLFLLCTLGTFGVFALLYTFVYLLTARTYYRIVRMTD; encoded by the coding sequence ATGCGTAATCTCTACCCGCGTCTGGCGGCGACGAATCTGAAGAAAAACCGCCGGTTCTACCTGCCGTATCTGCTGGCCTGCATCGTGATCGTGGCGCTGTTTTGCATCATGCTCACGCTCGCGAGCGATCCCTATCTCGGTCAGATGCAGCACGGCGGCAGCGTCAGTCAGGTGCTCGGTTTCGGCGTGTTCATCATGGCGCTGTTTTCCGCCATCATCCTCTTTTATACGAACAGCACCTTCACCAAGCAGCGCAAGCGCGAGTTTGCCATCTACAACATCCTCGGCATGGAAAAGCGCCACATCTCCTACGTGCTCTTCTGGGAGTCGCTGTACACGGCGGCCATGGCGCTGTTTTTCGGCCTCGTGGCGGCGGGGGTGTTCTCCAAGCTCCTGCAGCTCGTGCTCATGCGGCTCATCGGCGGGGAGGCTACGTTCGGGCTGAACATCAGACTGATGAGCATCGGCTATACGGTGGTGTTTTTCGGCGCGCTGTTTTTGCTGCTCCTGCTCAATACCATCCGCATCATCCATCTGTCGAACCCCGTGCAGCTGCTGCGCGCCGGTAGTGAGGGCGAGCGCGAGCCGCGCAGCAAGTGGATCCTCGCACTGCTCGGCGCGGTGTGCCTTGCCGCGGGCTATCTCATTTCCCTGCGCACAAACGTGGCCTTGTACGCCATCCAGAATTTCTTCCCGGCGGTCATCCTTGTCATCATCGGCACGTATCTCACGTTTATCGCGCTGAGCGTCGTCGTGCTCAAGGCGCTGCGGAAAAACCGGCGCTACTACTATAAAACCAGCCACTTTGCCACCGTCTCCGGTCTCATCTACCGCATGAGCCGCAACGCGGCCGGTCTTGCGAGCATCTGCATCCTCTCGACGATGGTGCTCGTGACGGTCTCGACCACGGTGAGCCTGTATAAGGGCGTGGATGCCTATGCCGCCGTGCGCTGGCCGCAGGATATGACGCTCACGCTCATGACCGACCCCCGGACGAACACAGTGCCGGACGTCGCGCCGGTTTTGCGGGTGGTGGATGATGCCATGACGCGCTCGGGGCTCACGCAGAGCAATGTGCACGGCTATCGCACCGTCAGGTTTTCCGCGCAGCGCAGCGGCGATGCGCTCGATCTCACGAGCGAGCAGCTCACCGGTTCGAGCGCCGATGAATACGCCGTCATGGTTCTGGACACGGAGGGCTATGCCGACCTGACCGGCGAGCAGGTGACGCTTGCGCCCGGCGAGGCGCTCGCATGGACGGACGGCGCAGCCTTTGGCGACACGCTCACGCTCGGCGGCGATACGCTGCGGCTGCGGCAGCTCGATAGCTTCTCGCTCGTCAGCGGCAGCTCCATCATGGGTCTGCACACACTGTATCTGGTCATGCCGGATCTCGACAGCGTGCTCGAGCTGCGCGCGCAGCAAAACGCCTATACTAACGAGCACGGCGGCACCCGCAGCATGCTCAACTACACGTACCAGTTCGACCTCTCCGGCACGGACGACGAGCAGCTCGGCGCGCTGCACGCACTGCTCTGCGACCCCGCGTTTGAGTCTGCTGCCGAGGCGGCGAACGTGAATTACACGACCGATATGCGCGCCGATGGCTATCCCACGCTGCGCAGCACGTACGGCGGCTTTTTATTCCTCGGCTTTTTCCTCGGGTTCGTGTTCCTGTTTGCGACGGTGCTCATCATCTACTACAAGCAGGTCTCCGAGGGCTATGACGACCGCGGCCGCTTCCGCATCATGCAGCAGGTCGGCATGACGCCGAAGGAGGTCAAGGCGACCATCCGCACGCAGGTGCTGCTCATGTTCTTCCTGCCGCTTGTGACGGCGGCGATCCACATCGCGTTCGCGTTTCCGCTCATCAAGCAGATCGTGTTCGCCTTCGGGCTGCAAAACGTGCATCTGTTTTTGCTGTGCACGCTCGGAACGTTCGGCGTCTTTGCGCTGCTGTACACCTTTGTGTACCTGCTCACGGCGCGCACGTATTACCGCATCGTGCGCATGACGGATTGA
- a CDS encoding response regulator transcription factor, with the protein MHRIFIVEDDAAIAAALQKHLTTWGFDVRCAEDFRNVLTECTAFDPQLVLLDITLPFYNGYHWCQELRRVSNVPVVFISSASDNMNIVMAMNMGGDDFIAKPFDLNVLLAKIQAILRRTYDFAAPAPTLEHRGAVLNTADASLMYQGQRIELTKNDYRILQTLLERKGSVVSRETLMEKLWETDSFVDENTLTVNIARLRRKLEAAGLSDYITTKKGLGYLIE; encoded by the coding sequence ATGCATCGCATTTTTATCGTGGAGGACGACGCGGCCATTGCCGCCGCGCTGCAAAAGCACCTGACGACGTGGGGCTTTGACGTGCGCTGCGCGGAGGATTTCCGCAATGTGCTCACCGAGTGCACGGCGTTCGATCCGCAGCTCGTGCTGCTGGACATCACGCTCCCGTTTTATAACGGCTACCACTGGTGTCAGGAGCTGCGGCGCGTGTCGAACGTGCCGGTCGTGTTCATCTCCTCAGCGTCGGACAATATGAACATCGTCATGGCCATGAACATGGGCGGGGATGATTTCATCGCCAAGCCCTTTGATCTGAACGTGCTGCTGGCGAAGATCCAGGCAATCTTGCGCCGCACGTATGATTTTGCTGCGCCCGCGCCCACGCTCGAGCATCGCGGCGCCGTGCTCAACACGGCGGATGCGAGCCTGATGTATCAGGGGCAGCGCATCGAGCTGACGAAAAACGACTACCGCATCCTGCAGACGCTCCTCGAGCGCAAGGGCAGCGTCGTCAGCCGCGAGACGCTCATGGAAAAGCTCTGGGAGACGGACAGCTTCGTGGACGAAAACACGCTCACGGTCAACATCGCCCGTCTGCGCCGCAAGCTTGAGGCCGCCGGTCTGTCGGATTATATCACGACGAAAAAGGGCCTCGGCTATCTCATCGAGTGA